A stretch of Desulfobacter hydrogenophilus DNA encodes these proteins:
- a CDS encoding 2-oxoacid:ferredoxin oxidoreductase subunit beta yields the protein MSDTQIDIKKYLRTQFFPQMWCPGCGHGTVMGALLRAIGDLGLDNDDVSVISGIGCSSRISGYLDFNTAHTMHGRALPTATGVKLANPNLKVIVPFGDGDSTAIGGNHLIHACRRNIDITAIVMNNRIYGMTGGQYSPMSGPGVKASTAPYGVPDRAFDLMELVKGAGATFVARTTVYHAKEAQNTIKKAIEHKGFSVVEILSQCPTQFGRKNKTGEAPQMMEWYKDNTVPMGSKKLEENPDLIQRGIFVDEQVPEYCEVYQANVIDKVMKKG from the coding sequence ATGAGCGATACACAAATTGATATTAAGAAATATTTGCGGACTCAATTTTTCCCCCAGATGTGGTGTCCGGGATGTGGACACGGCACTGTCATGGGCGCACTGCTCAGGGCGATCGGTGATCTGGGATTAGACAACGACGATGTTTCCGTGATCTCAGGTATCGGGTGTTCTTCGAGAATATCCGGGTATCTGGATTTCAACACGGCGCATACCATGCACGGCAGAGCCCTTCCCACTGCCACAGGCGTTAAGCTTGCCAACCCCAACCTGAAAGTTATTGTCCCCTTTGGCGACGGCGACTCCACAGCCATCGGCGGCAACCACTTGATCCATGCCTGCAGAAGAAATATCGATATTACGGCCATCGTCATGAACAACCGGATCTACGGCATGACCGGCGGACAGTATTCACCCATGTCCGGTCCGGGCGTAAAAGCAAGTACAGCCCCCTATGGTGTTCCCGATCGTGCCTTTGATCTGATGGAACTGGTCAAAGGCGCAGGTGCCACTTTTGTGGCAAGAACTACCGTTTACCATGCCAAAGAAGCCCAGAATACAATCAAAAAAGCCATTGAACACAAAGGTTTTTCAGTGGTTGAAATTCTGTCCCAGTGCCCCACCCAGTTCGGAAGAAAAAACAAAACAGGTGAGGCACCCCAGATGATGGAATGGTATAAGGACAATACCGTACCCATGGGCTCCAAAAAACTGGAAGAGAATCCGGATCTGATTCAACGCGGCATTTTTGTTGATGAACAAGTACCCGAATACTGTGAAGTTTACCAAGCAAACGTCATTGACAAGGTAATGAAGAAAGGATAG
- a CDS encoding 2-oxoacid:acceptor oxidoreductase family protein produces MESTGIVFTASGGQGVITTAIILARAATIFEGKNAIQSQSYGAAARGGATRADILISEGNLYYPKVEKADIFVALMQEGYDKYASVIKPGGLMIVDPKYITPTNMDAKIVELPMYDTVVKEIGKPIVYSVCVVGALIGLTGICKPESAISVIEVAMPPAFFDLNKKALEVGIALGKAAA; encoded by the coding sequence ATGGAATCAACAGGAATTGTTTTTACAGCTTCTGGCGGACAAGGGGTCATCACTACGGCCATTATCCTTGCCAGAGCAGCTACAATCTTTGAGGGCAAGAATGCAATTCAGTCCCAGAGCTATGGAGCTGCTGCCCGTGGCGGCGCTACCCGTGCTGACATTTTAATTTCAGAAGGCAATCTTTATTACCCCAAGGTTGAAAAGGCTGACATTTTTGTCGCCCTGATGCAGGAAGGCTATGATAAATATGCCTCCGTGATTAAACCAGGCGGCCTCATGATCGTCGACCCGAAGTATATTACACCTACGAATATGGATGCCAAAATCGTAGAGTTGCCCATGTATGACACAGTTGTTAAAGAAATCGGAAAACCGATTGTTTACAGTGTCTGTGTAGTTGGGGCTCTGATCGGTCTGACAGGCATTTGTAAACCCGAATCAGCTATAAGTGTTATCGAAGTTGCCATGCCCCCAGCTTTCTTTGACTTGAACAAGAAGGCTCTTGAAGTTGGCATAGCTCTGGGAAAAGCTGCTGCTTAA
- a CDS encoding response regulator, which yields MNDKKVFPGGYYILLAEDDKMNQVVVTGLIKMLNLGQVEIVENGKEAVKMFCSHRFDLILMDGDMPEMNGIDAALAIRAIEKDKDLSRTPIIALTAHTTQEDNTLFLNSGMDEFLTKPLSPEALNKTVQKVIRKRCSDVISGGKADAKSEASWDLEDAIDVQELKRIMTGKKSLLYKCLQAFESTYSPLIAKITTCIEKNEYDELENDAHHLKGMLKYLAAHKAVTLTEQLESESGAGNATSADFIVQVQALNDECIKIIDRIKQVLEGDFFPGA from the coding sequence ATGAATGATAAAAAAGTGTTTCCCGGTGGGTATTATATTTTACTGGCTGAAGATGACAAAATGAATCAGGTGGTTGTCACAGGGCTGATTAAAATGTTAAATTTAGGCCAGGTTGAAATTGTAGAAAACGGCAAAGAGGCGGTAAAGATGTTTTGCTCCCATCGTTTTGACCTTATTTTAATGGATGGGGATATGCCGGAAATGAACGGCATTGATGCCGCCCTTGCAATCAGAGCCATTGAAAAGGATAAGGATCTGTCACGAACACCGATCATTGCCCTAACGGCCCATACCACACAGGAGGACAATACTCTTTTTTTAAATAGCGGTATGGATGAATTTTTGACAAAACCCCTTAGTCCAGAAGCGTTAAACAAAACAGTTCAAAAAGTTATCCGAAAGAGATGTTCTGATGTAATATCCGGTGGGAAAGCTGATGCAAAATCTGAAGCCAGCTGGGATTTAGAAGACGCCATAGACGTTCAGGAACTAAAACGGATTATGACAGGCAAAAAATCTCTTCTATACAAATGCCTGCAGGCCTTCGAATCCACCTATTCACCTCTTATAGCAAAGATAACTACTTGTATTGAAAAAAATGAGTATGATGAATTAGAAAATGATGCACATCATTTGAAGGGTATGCTGAAATATTTGGCAGCGCATAAGGCCGTTACGCTAACAGAGCAACTCGAATCAGAGAGCGGTGCCGGGAATGCTACAAGCGCCGATTTCATTGTTCAGGTTCAGGCATTAAACGATGAGTGTATTAAGATCATAGACAGAATTAAGCAAGTATTGGAGGGTGATTTTTTTCCGGGCGCCTAA
- a CDS encoding PAS domain-containing protein, whose translation MQLRLAHFFYGFLIAGCVLFSTISAVFIGVATASDMGTGLPPAAKRILILHSYHKGFSWTDNIETGIRTALEGAPVEIFSEYLDSKRQPLEAAGSYILEYLNWKYKILPIDLLILSDNNAVTFLHRYKKSLFPGVPIVFCGINNFQSTLLDEFENRITGVVEKTDPVRTLQLIRLLQPKAETLYLIIGTTPTGAAVGKEVETAFMAKNFGFRLVWLRGLSTVELQQNLSAVSPDDAVFLVLFNRDKDGVYYSHEAAAELVDRATLAPVYGMWDFYLDHGIVGGMLASSRDQGQTAGELARHILQKKIIPPVITDSPNSPIFLWDKLRSHGLNPDLLPQEAEIRNRPDSKIWPAAIAGGLGMLLLALAGYSLIRLFSKTDISVSRSMPEVFRSNLRQALILLSVVLITGLAVQAWFTAKNEVAQIRDIIFNERKDLIRTMVNRAMDYINYERHRLGQKGASIEDIKKQIIKGLKSYVYSHGEGYLFVVTDKGILLLNRVQPELVGNDLRDTTDPNGIKITQTLIDAAGKADGGFIQYKWNKPSLGRVVPKISFVRKINDWGWVIGSGLYLDDVEKNIQSFGRQLRNKFIVELLIIFSLTLSVIFFLRMASRRLTASVDKELSMLQDAIADNDVNAADYTFHEFQAIAAMADDSFKELTRTQASLMEAESRQREILEHLDAGVVIISQADYVIRYVNPTAAKLIGTDRDSIVGHEWTQYICPTEKGACTIKAFGQAMDNSRRMLFNTAGDEIPIIKTARPFTYNGQPAFLETFVDITEQQKAEDALRQERDLFAAGPVITISWSPESNWPVTFVSKNVAQILGYTPEQMMDCSFRYLELIHPDDLKQAGTEIAGYIKDGTLHFEQTYRLRTQNGDYRWFYDFTRLLRDDTGTVVQVHGYMFDQTDYVNAQMQISKERERLANVIRGTGVGTWEWNVQTGETVFNERWARICGYSLGELSPVSIDTWVHLVHPDDLKKTEIFLNRHFSGELEFLDAECRMKHKNGHWIWVQDKGRVISRTHDGKPLMMFGTHADITERKQAQEKLQHSLMETEQANRALKKARNKLMTVNEDLKNQTELATQMATKAEKATRAKSEFLANMSHEIRTPMNGIIGMTGLLLDTNLSDEQHLFTSNVKASADALLTLINDILDFSKIEAGKVDMEVLDFELPAFLDDFAQMMALKADEKGLELICGVSPDVPELLQGDPGRLRQILTNLTDNAIKFTNAGEVVIQAYIKHETKEEALIYFSVKDTGVGIAADKQDRLFEQFIQVDASITRKYGGTGLGLAISKELAQLMGGDIGVISPVPEFSKSESLSLGGPHSGSLFWFTAQFKKQPVSEIGHRKKNMPDRLKNVRILIVDDNRSNREILMRQLACMGADVSEAADGKTALEKIRRTARERMFYDLAILDMQMPGMTGNALGKAIKNEPFGAVIKLVMMLSIGRHADDLRHFDSGVFSAYLTKPVRYSELGDTLATVLSGEPSVKEEHGRIRDLVGEIKQPHVRILLAEDNITNQIVAKGILKKFGYYVDAVANGLEAVRSLEKIPYDLVLMDLQMPELDGLEATRMIRNKASKVIHPDIPVIAMTANAMAGDREKCLNAGMNDYISKPVDPILLAEKIEKWLNRIQSLNQERSNVDQEKKEEHEPGSFDPEVLMANLMEDRQLIASTIRIFLDDMPGQLDILTELIKQGQAQKGGAQAHKIKGASGYVAAGDFQKIALKMEQAGKAGDIGGLEQLLPEIGEQYTRLKSDLEDYFAVLTAG comes from the coding sequence ATTTCAGCCGTTTTTATCGGGGTTGCCACAGCCTCTGATATGGGCACAGGGTTGCCCCCCGCCGCAAAACGGATATTAATACTGCATTCTTACCACAAAGGCTTTTCCTGGACCGACAATATCGAAACAGGTATTAGAACGGCACTGGAAGGCGCTCCCGTTGAAATTTTCAGCGAGTATCTGGACAGCAAGCGACAGCCGCTGGAAGCGGCAGGCTCTTACATCCTTGAATATCTGAACTGGAAATACAAAATCCTTCCCATTGATTTGCTGATTCTGTCCGATAACAATGCCGTCACTTTTCTTCATCGTTACAAGAAGAGTCTGTTTCCTGGCGTTCCGATCGTTTTCTGCGGCATCAACAACTTCCAGTCAACGCTCCTTGACGAATTTGAAAACCGTATCACCGGGGTGGTGGAAAAAACCGATCCTGTCCGGACCCTCCAATTGATTCGCCTGCTTCAACCAAAAGCGGAAACGCTTTACCTTATTATCGGTACGACCCCCACCGGCGCAGCCGTTGGAAAAGAGGTGGAAACAGCTTTTATGGCTAAAAATTTTGGATTTAGGCTGGTTTGGCTTCGCGGTCTGTCCACGGTTGAACTGCAGCAAAATCTGTCAGCGGTTTCTCCTGACGATGCTGTTTTTCTGGTACTTTTCAACCGGGATAAAGATGGTGTGTACTACAGCCATGAGGCAGCGGCAGAGCTGGTCGACCGCGCCACGCTTGCTCCGGTATACGGTATGTGGGATTTTTACCTGGACCACGGTATTGTCGGCGGCATGCTGGCCAGTTCCCGGGACCAGGGACAAACAGCCGGAGAACTTGCCCGTCATATACTGCAGAAAAAAATTATTCCCCCTGTGATCACAGACAGTCCCAATTCCCCGATCTTTTTGTGGGACAAGCTTCGTTCCCATGGTTTAAATCCGGATCTGTTGCCACAGGAGGCGGAAATTCGCAATCGGCCGGATTCAAAAATATGGCCTGCTGCCATTGCTGGCGGGCTGGGTATGCTGCTTTTGGCATTGGCTGGGTACAGCCTGATCAGGCTGTTTTCAAAGACAGATATCTCTGTCTCCCGGTCTATGCCTGAGGTCTTTCGCAGCAATTTGCGCCAGGCGCTTATTCTTCTGAGCGTTGTTTTGATTACAGGGCTGGCTGTTCAAGCCTGGTTTACTGCTAAAAATGAGGTGGCGCAGATACGTGATATCATTTTTAATGAAAGAAAAGATCTGATCCGAACCATGGTCAATCGGGCCATGGATTATATCAACTATGAGCGTCACCGTCTGGGCCAAAAAGGTGCCTCAATCGAAGATATTAAAAAACAAATAATTAAAGGTCTGAAATCCTACGTTTATTCCCATGGAGAAGGGTACCTTTTTGTTGTCACTGATAAGGGGATTTTACTGCTTAACCGGGTCCAGCCGGAACTGGTCGGTAACGACCTCCGGGACACCACTGATCCCAACGGTATAAAAATCACGCAGACCTTGATTGACGCAGCCGGTAAAGCCGATGGCGGATTTATTCAATATAAATGGAACAAGCCCAGTCTTGGGCGTGTGGTGCCGAAAATTTCGTTTGTACGGAAAATCAATGATTGGGGCTGGGTGATTGGCAGCGGGCTGTACCTGGATGATGTTGAAAAAAACATTCAGTCCTTTGGAAGACAGCTGCGCAACAAATTTATTGTGGAACTTTTAATCATTTTCAGCCTGACATTAAGCGTGATTTTCTTTTTAAGGATGGCCTCTCGCCGTTTAACGGCAAGCGTTGATAAAGAGCTTTCTATGCTCCAGGACGCTATTGCAGACAATGATGTCAACGCGGCTGATTATACCTTTCATGAATTTCAAGCCATCGCAGCAATGGCGGATGACAGTTTTAAAGAACTGACCCGAACCCAGGCATCCCTGATGGAAGCAGAATCCCGGCAGCGGGAAATTCTTGAACACCTGGATGCCGGCGTGGTCATCATCAGCCAAGCGGATTATGTGATCCGTTACGTTAATCCGACAGCCGCAAAACTCATCGGTACAGATCGGGATAGTATCGTCGGCCATGAATGGACGCAATATATCTGCCCCACAGAAAAAGGAGCCTGCACGATTAAAGCCTTTGGCCAGGCGATGGACAACAGCCGGCGGATGCTTTTCAATACAGCCGGCGATGAAATTCCGATTATTAAAACCGCTCGACCTTTTACTTACAACGGGCAACCGGCTTTCTTGGAAACCTTTGTGGATATCACAGAGCAGCAGAAAGCTGAAGATGCTCTTCGACAGGAGCGGGATCTTTTTGCGGCAGGACCGGTGATCACCATTTCCTGGTCCCCTGAAAGTAACTGGCCCGTGACTTTTGTATCTAAAAATGTCGCCCAGATCCTGGGGTACACGCCGGAGCAGATGATGGACTGCTCTTTTAGATACTTGGAACTGATACACCCTGATGACCTGAAGCAGGCGGGTACTGAAATCGCCGGATATATTAAAGACGGCACGTTGCATTTTGAGCAGACCTACAGGCTACGTACCCAGAACGGCGACTATCGGTGGTTTTATGATTTTACCCGTCTACTGCGTGACGATACCGGAACTGTTGTTCAAGTCCATGGCTATATGTTCGACCAGACCGATTATGTAAATGCACAGATGCAGATTTCCAAAGAGCGTGAACGCCTGGCCAACGTTATTCGGGGAACGGGTGTCGGAACCTGGGAATGGAATGTTCAGACCGGAGAAACAGTATTTAACGAACGATGGGCCCGGATCTGCGGTTACAGCCTTGGGGAGCTGTCGCCTGTTTCCATTGACACCTGGGTTCATCTGGTGCACCCGGATGATTTAAAAAAGACAGAAATTTTTTTAAATCGGCATTTCTCAGGGGAACTAGAATTTTTAGATGCTGAATGCAGAATGAAGCACAAGAACGGACACTGGATCTGGGTGCAGGATAAAGGCCGGGTGATCTCCAGAACCCATGATGGTAAGCCGTTGATGATGTTTGGTACCCATGCCGATATCACAGAGCGCAAACAGGCTCAGGAGAAGCTGCAGCACTCTTTAATGGAAACCGAGCAGGCCAACAGGGCGCTTAAAAAAGCCAGAAACAAATTAATGACCGTTAATGAAGATCTGAAAAACCAGACAGAACTGGCAACACAGATGGCGACCAAGGCAGAGAAGGCAACCCGGGCAAAAAGCGAGTTTCTGGCTAATATGAGCCATGAAATCCGGACGCCTATGAACGGTATCATCGGTATGACAGGTCTGCTGCTGGATACGAATCTGTCGGATGAACAACATCTTTTCACCAGCAATGTGAAGGCCAGTGCGGATGCTCTTTTAACCTTGATCAACGATATCCTTGATTTTTCAAAAATTGAGGCAGGCAAAGTGGATATGGAAGTTCTGGATTTTGAATTGCCTGCCTTTCTGGATGATTTTGCCCAGATGATGGCTCTCAAAGCCGATGAAAAAGGTCTGGAGTTGATATGTGGGGTTTCGCCCGATGTACCGGAACTGCTTCAGGGAGATCCGGGGCGCCTTCGTCAAATTTTGACCAATTTGACCGATAATGCCATTAAGTTTACCAATGCCGGTGAGGTGGTGATACAGGCGTACATCAAGCATGAAACCAAAGAAGAGGCCCTCATTTACTTTTCCGTAAAAGATACCGGTGTGGGTATAGCTGCGGACAAGCAGGATCGTTTGTTTGAACAGTTTATCCAGGTGGATGCTTCCATTACACGTAAATACGGCGGCACAGGACTGGGACTTGCCATATCCAAAGAATTGGCCCAATTGATGGGCGGAGATATCGGCGTTATTTCACCGGTTCCCGAATTCAGCAAATCGGAAAGCCTCTCATTGGGCGGCCCGCACTCCGGCAGCCTGTTCTGGTTTACGGCCCAATTTAAAAAGCAGCCCGTATCTGAAATCGGCCATCGTAAAAAAAACATGCCGGATCGACTGAAAAATGTCCGTATTTTAATTGTTGATGATAACCGAAGTAACCGGGAAATATTAATGAGACAATTGGCATGTATGGGGGCAGACGTGTCTGAAGCGGCAGATGGTAAAACCGCCTTGGAAAAAATACGGCGTACAGCCCGGGAACGTATGTTTTATGACCTTGCAATACTGGATATGCAGATGCCCGGCATGACCGGGAACGCGCTTGGCAAGGCCATTAAAAATGAGCCGTTTGGGGCAGTCATTAAACTGGTGATGATGTTATCCATAGGCCGGCATGCTGATGATCTGCGTCATTTCGACTCTGGTGTTTTTTCAGCATATCTCACTAAACCGGTGCGTTACTCGGAACTTGGAGATACCCTGGCAACCGTTCTTTCAGGTGAACCGAGCGTCAAAGAAGAACATGGCCGGATCCGGGATTTAGTTGGTGAAATTAAGCAGCCCCATGTGAGAATTCTTCTGGCAGAAGACAACATTACAAACCAGATCGTCGCAAAGGGCATTCTGAAAAAGTTCGGTTATTATGTGGATGCCGTGGCAAACGGTCTTGAGGCGGTTCGCTCCCTTGAAAAAATTCCATATGACCTGGTGTTGATGGATTTGCAGATGCCCGAACTGGACGGACTTGAGGCCACCCGGATGATCCGCAATAAGGCATCCAAAGTCATTCACCCGGATATCCCGGTGATCGCCATGACGGCCAATGCCATGGCCGGTGACCGGGAAAAATGCCTGAATGCAGGCATGAATGATTATATCAGCAAACCGGTCGATCCGATTCTCCTGGCTGAAAAGATTGAAAAGTGGCTCAATCGAATCCAGTCCCTTAACCAGGAACGGTCCAACGTGGATCAGGAAAAAAAGGAGGAACATGAGCCGGGTTCTTTCGATCCGGAGGTGTTGATGGCCAACCTTATGGAAGACAGACAGCTCATCGCATCGACAATCCGTATCTTCCTTGATGACATGCCGGGACAACTCGATATTCTTACAGAACTGATCAAACAGGGCCAGGCGCAAAAAGGTGGTGCCCAGGCCCATAAAATAAAGGGAGCCTCCGGTTATGTGGCGGCAGGTGATTTTCAAAAAATCGCTTTGAAAATGGAACAGGCGGGCAAAGCCGGTGATATAGGGGGTCTTGAGCAGCTTTTGCCGGAAATAGGTGAGCAGTATACCAGACTTAAGAGCGATCTTGAAGATTATTTTGCGGTCCTTACGGCGGGCTGA